The genomic window acacctCTGAATGTctaaaggaacaaactccggacacaccatctttaagaactgtaacactcactgcaagggtccgtggtttcattcttgaagtcagtgagaccaagaatccaccaattctggacacagagGGACTCACAATGTAGTCCTGCTTCTCAATGTGGAGAGATAAGAGCTACAAGGgggttgagcatggtggctcatgcctgtaattccagcagtttgggaggccaaggcaggaggatcatctgaggtcaggagttcaagaccagccgggccaacatggtgaaaccccatctctactaaaaatacaaaaattagtccagcttggtagcaggcacctgtaaccccggctactcaggaggctgaggcaggataattgcctgaacccagaaggcagaggttgtagtgagcggagatggcaccattgcactccagcctgggcaacagcgggAGACTCCatctgggaaaacaaaacaacaaatacaaaaaaaaagctgcaaggagactttcttttctttttttgagacaggagtctcgctctgtctcccaggctggagtgcagtggcgcaatctcggctcactgcaagctccgcctcctgggttcagccattctcctgcctcagcatcccgtgtagctgggactacaggcgcccgccaccgcacccggctaattttttgtatttttagtagagacggggtttcaccatgttagccaggatggactcgatctcctgacctcgtgatccgcccgtctcggcctcccaaagtgctaggattacaggcttgagccaccgcgcctggccctcttaTTTCTCAAAGAGCCCCATGAAGTTTCTACCACTGGAAGATGCCTGAGAATCAGCTGAGGTGTCCAGCAGAACCAACGAGTGGCTGTGATATGCATCCCTAGCCACCTCCAGATAAGAAAGACGAAAAAACAGCACAACCAGAAAATACACCCATGTAAGTCATCCTGTGGGGACTCCCATTAACACCTATGTGCCACGACAGAATTGAGCCAGAGAAGCTGCATCACATGTGTATTGCTGGTACATGGTGGGTGCCTCCCAGAAGAACTAAATTTCCAAACGATTCAGGAGCCCTGGATTTGGGCCAATGGTGAGATGACAAGCGTTTATGTGAAGCTGAGACAGAGAGAGGTTCACATCTTGGCTCTGCCGCCTATGTTCCCTGATGGCTGGGATCTTGGTGTGCACATCTGCAAGATGGGGAGACTATGCTAGCTCCCTTAGAGGGTTGCTAGGAGGAGCATTCCCACCACCCAGTGCATTAGTGCAGGAGCAGGGACCATGTATTTAAATGTCTAATACCAGCACTTCTCAATGATAGGGGACGGGATGAAGGTGGGGTATTTTCACCTTTTCAATCATTCCAAGCAGTTGGAGGCTGGAGCAGGCAGAATTTTGACCCCATAATCTCTGCCACCAATGTCACACTCTTGTTTGTGTTGTTTggttattttgtttgagacattgtctcactctgtcgcccaggctggagggcagtggcaccatctcggctcattgcgacctctgccttccgggtccaagcaattctcatgcctcagcctcccgagtaactgggattacaggtgtgtgtcaccatgattagctagttttcatatttttagtagagatgaggtttgaccatgttgcctaggctggtctcggactcctgagcacaagtgatctgcgtgctttagcctcccaacatgctgggattataggcatgagccactgcacctggcctgttttttgttttttgagacagggtctcgctctgtcacccaggcttgagtgtagtggtgtagccatagctcactgcagcctcgacctcccagtctcaagcaatcctcccacctcaccctcttgagtagttgggactagaggtatgcaccaccacacccagctatttttttttttttttttttttgtagaagaggagtctcactctgctgcccaggctagacactaactcctggcctcaagtgatcctcccatcttggcctcccaaagtgctggggttacaggtgtgggaCTTCAAAGACATAACCAAGTTTACTAGGCAGCtcccttaaaatagggagattatcctgaattatctgagtgggcccaatgtaatcacagggGCCCTTAAAAGCAAAAGaggggccgggcgctgtggctcacacctgtaatgccagcactttgggaagccaaggtgggtggatcacctgaggtcaggagttcgagaccagcctggtcaatatggtgaaaccccgttcctacTAATAAAAAGTTTACTGGccgtggtggtacatacctgtaatcccagctactcgagaggctgaggcaggagaatcactggaacctgggaggcagaagttgcagtgagctgagattgtgccagtacactccagcctgggtgacagagacacagtctcaaaaaaataaataaataaaaataagcaaaagaggaAGACAGCAATTGGGAGCACCAGAAAGTTGCCAGGTGCCTctgctggccttgaagatggAAGGGTTTCAgaacaaggaactgaattttgcCACCAATTGGTGAGCTTGGAAGAGGCCCCACAGCCCCAGGGGAGAATTTTGTCTTGAACCtggtgagaccctgagcagagaatcCAACCAGCCttgtcagacttctgacctacgcTCTGCGAGATAACAAGTGGgttttgttttaagctactaactTTATGGCAATTTGTTGTACGGCAATGGAAAACGAAGACAGAAGGTTCGTGCCCATTTCCTAGTTTTCtagagtttctcagaaaccctGAGCTTACTCAGCTGCAAAGTGAGTGGTGGGGCAGATGCTTGAACCCAAGTTCATCTGTTCTAAAGCCCACGCTGTGGCTTTCCCATTCAGCCTCtccagatgaggaaagtgagtcACGAGAGGCACTGCCAGGGTCAGCTCCCCAGTATCTCAGCACAGAGGAGGTGGGACCAGACTGTGGCCCCCTCATGCTCCCAGCTCATGTGAGGAGCTCCAGGAGCCCCCAAGTCGCCATCTGTCTGTGTCTACCTGTGTCAGTGCATTCGGCCTGAACCGTCCTAAAGCCCCTGGAGTCAAAGCCCTGCCTCCTGTGACATCTTAGGTAAAAGGTAGTGTTCTCCTCAGGGAGCCCAGCAGACCTCACCCAGACATCGGCGCTGGTCTGCTGGCCACTGAGGCCCTTCTCACTCTAGGGGACTCCACTTCATGCCCTAACTTCTCTCATTCATGATCAGAGTCAGAGGAAACTGGTGCCTCATGAGCCAGAGCAGACATGAAGCTCAAAGACAtgttcaggccgggcgtggtggctcacgcctgtaatcccccagcactttgggaggctgagatgggcagatcacgaggtcaggagatcaagactatcctggctaacatggtgaaaccccatttctactaaaaatacaaaaaattagccgggcatagtggcaggcgctatagtcccaactactcggactgaggctgaggcaggataatggtgtgaacctggcaggcaaggcagaggttgcagtgagccgagatcgcgccactgcactccagcctgggcgactgaacAAGACtacaactcaaaaaaataaataaaaaaaaaaaaagatgtgttcaGTTTGGCCAACAgtgtttaaacacacacacacacacacacacacacacaccccgatGTTTAAAATGTGAAGTTTCACACTGAAAGCCATATTGCCAAACTCTGTTGGGGAATTGGAAGCTCTGGCCATACTGGGCCCATCTTCCCACTTGGCATCCAAGGCTAAAGCCAAGTGGCCACCATGTCCCCTGGTGAAGGGTGAACTCTGGAGTGCTCCAGTCCCCACTACCCCCTATTATCTCCCCCCACTTACTTCACCTCCCTGGACCCAAAAGACATCTGAACGCCAATCCCTTACGATTGATTCTATGACCTTACCCTTctgcctcctgccctgctcaGTCTCAGGAGATCCCAGGCGACAGCAGCCAGCCTGTGTGATGCTAGCAGGGCTATGAGAAATAGGAGTGGGGCCACTAGGATGGAAACTCAAGGGTCTCTTCCAGACCTGTTTGTGTGGACAGCTGTTCCCAGTGACCCTGTTCAGCTAAGACTGTCAGGCTATCTGCATCTGTCTGCCTCAGTCCACTCAGCCTGAACTGGCTCCCTCTCTGCCTGGTGGGGGTGTAAGTGCAGGTGCTGATGCCCATTTTCTCTGCCCTGATGAGGCTTCAGGTTCCTTGGTGCTTAATGGGGCAATGGCATTTGGCCAGAAGGCACCTGAGACAGGTGAAAATGACCTCCCCTGCCCATTCCCTCCCCTGGGGGCTGCTGCCCACATCCACATGGCCTTTTAGGGAGGctcagccccccaccccacccactacCAGGCCCACTGCCAGGAGAAGAATCAAAACCCACTCTGTCTTCATCCCCCAGGCTTCTAGGAAAAAGCCCTAGAACAGATTCGGAGGCAACACTGCTCACTTCatggtgagctgagatgctgGTGCCGCAATGCAAGAGACAAGAAATGAGTAGCAAAAAGGGGAGGGAggtggaaaaattaaattttgcatGATCAGCAAGGTTTCAAACAATCGCTCGCCAACTGAAGTGGGTGCCACGTCTATAAGTCATTCTGTTTTATAGACCATTAGGATCTCCAGAGAGAACCTGCATGGAGACCACTGCTTTTTGttgaaattaaaatgtcagagaaaaagaaatagaacaaaacagGGAATCTGCAATTAATTACCAGGCCATAAAAATTCAATAATCAGGAAGCAGAGCGGCCGCAGGCCCAGAGGTATCACAGCCAGTGTAACAAGAATGGAATAcattaatcttttcaaattaGTTTTTTAATCTGACGGGGATATATGGTGAcatgcctcccctccccacccgcTCCCCCTCAACCTCCACGGCTCCGGCCTAAAGCCAGGCTGTGGGAGGGAGTTACAGTGTGAGCTGGGGGCCTGCTGCAACCTGGACCCCTGGGCTGAAGGGAGAGGGCCTTCCCCGGCCCCACCTGAGTGCAGGGCTCTCGTCCCAGCAGTGGAGCCAGGAAGGCCTGTTCCCCCTGGGTCCAAGGGTACAGGGGAGCGGTAGGCGCGTTTCCTCTATTGGCTGGGGGGTCTGGGCGGTGGTCTCTGAGCTTTCCTGCTTGGAAAATGGGAACAAGATCACAGCCGTCCCCGGATCCTGGAAGCATTGTGTCTGGTGCCCCGCAGGTCTTCAATAAAGGGGTCCTGCTGTTACTATTTTTACTCCTGGCAGCAAGGAGCGCCGGGCAGCGCCAGGACTCTATTCAAGAGCATTTATTTAGCGCCTGCTGTGTGCTCAGTCCTGGGAAGGAGAGACCAGCATCCTCAGTCCTTACCCTGCAGAAAGAGGCTCACAGTCAAGTTAGAGGCCAAGCAAGATGTAGAGGGCAAAAGAGTAAAGGGCAAGAAGCTTGTCCTTGAGCAGGGCTGCTGGCCCGGTGGCAAGTCCCAGGAGGGCCGAAAGGGCACCCGGGCACGGAGACGGCAGGCTCTGCCCCCACACAGCCGTGTGCTCCTGGGGCTGCCGGCGATTGGTCTAAGAAccagccccaccccatctctgATTAGAggccctgccctccagcccggaGCCTCCCCACAGAGCTTCGCCTCCTCCTTCCTTGCCTCCACTAGGCCCAAGGTTCCTGCAGCTCAGATGACTCCAAGTTTCTGGCCTTCATCCTCAGCCAAGCCACTCTCTCATTAACCCCTCAACAAGCCGGCCTCTGGGCCTTGCTCAGGCTTAGCCCCTGCCTGGGATACCCCCCAGTGGATTTCAATGCCTAGTCAGCGTTGTTAAAATGgactcttggccaggtgcggtggctcacgcctgtaatcctagcacttgggaggccaaagcggcggatcacatggtcaggagttcgagaccagcctggccaatatggtgaactccctctctactaaaagtacaaaaattagctgggcatggtggcgggcgcttacagtcccagctcctcaggaggctgaggcaggagaatcgcttgaaccgggcaggcggaggttgcagtgagccgagaacacgccagtgcactccagcctaggcgacagagcaagactccgtctcaaaaaaaaaaaaaggattcttacAGCCTCCACCCCAGGGGACATCTGCAGAGCAGCAGGAACATAACAGTCTGCCCTTCGGACTTTGACTCCTTTTAAAGGTAACATGACAGCTGACTAAGTGCCAGACCCCATGTAAGTCCTCTGCCTGGATTTTGTTATTTGGTCCCCTGGGAGGTTGGGACTATTCATAACCCCATTTCACAGGGGCAGAAGTCATGAAGCTTAGGCCACCCACCAGTTCTGTGTGACCTGCATCTCTGAAACTAGCTTCACTAAGAATACCaaccagaggccaggcatgggggctcacacctgtaatccgagcactttgggaggctgaggcaggaagatcacttaaagccacgagttcaagaccagcctggacaacatagaagGGGTCCAGCCTGGaccccttctcttaaaaaaaattttaaataaataaataaataaataaaattttttttttaatttagccaggcacaatggtgactgcctgtggtcccagctacttgggaggctgaggcaagaggattgctgagcccaggagctcgatgCTGCAGTAAGCGGTAATCttgacactgcacttcagccttgccAGAGAccttgccaaaaaaagaaaaagaacaaggccaggcaccatggcttaggcctgtaatcccagcactttggaaggccgaggcaaacagatcacttgaggccaggagttcgagaccagcctggctaacatagcaaaacccgtctctacaaaaaaatacaaaaattggcagcGTGTgggggtgcgtgcctgtagtcccagctactccagaggctgaggcaggaaaatcgcttgaattgggaggtggaggttgcagtgagacttgattgtgccactgcactccagcctgggtgacagagcgagacccagacaaaaaaaaaaaagactgtctttcACCTCCTCCGGAGTTTGGCGCATGGTAGGGGTTCAATCAGTGCTCTCCGGACTGTTTCAGCAGAACAACCTTGCAAGGGAGCTTCACTGGCTTTCTCCTCAAGATGTCTTCCAACCTACAAACATAACAGCGGCTGCCACTTATGTATTGTGCTACTGTGTGCGAAGCTGTGGGATCTGGTGCCTTTTATGGTAAGATTGTGGGCCTCATTTTacaggaaggaaactgaggctcagagagactggCAGGCCCAAGATCAGACGCTCATATCTATCTGGCCCCCAAAGGCAGGATTTTAACAGCTAAGAATATGGTCTCAGTTCCACAGGCCCACCCCAGGGCTCCTGAACCCCAGCTCGAGGCTGCGTGCCCTCAAACCAGGTCCCTCACTCCTTCAGCCTGATGCTTTGGGGCATCTTGCCCGGGAGGCCTTCGGGAGACCTTCCCCCTTTAATCTGTATCTCTTGTACTTGTGACTATCTTGTAATTTACACTGGCGCCCTCCATACACAATCCACATATGCCCCAAGGGGCCTCAGAATAAATAGTGGCGAGGAGAAAAAGCATTGGCAGGAGGAGCAATGGACGCAGGCCCCTGGACTGCGGGCAAAGGCGGGAAAATTCAGATCCAGCGCTTGCCTGCTGCCCGCAGGGGCGCAGTTCCCGGCGCGGCCACCAGATCGCGCCCGGCTCTATCGGGCAGGGCTTGCAGTAAGGCTGTGTGGCCGCCAGATGATGCCCGAGACCACTGCTCCGCGGGCAGTGCCCAGACAAGGTGGAGCCCGGCGGGCCCGCGAATCCGAGACGTGTCCCAGGAGCTCCAGCGCACGTGACCTGCCATTGCCTCCCGCCGCCTCCTGCCCGCGCCATGACCCAGCCGGTGCCCCGGCTCTCCGTGCCCGCCGCGCTGGCCCTGGGCTCAGCCGCGCTGGGCGCGGCCTTCGCCACTGGCCTCTTCCTGGGTGAGCAGGACCCTGTCCCGGCGGGCGGGTGGGCGGGCGCAAAGGAGGGCGCGGCGTGGCTCAGGTTAACCCCTGTGGCCGCAGAGCCCTGTACCCTGATCCAATATCTTCTCCCTGGCAGGAAGGCGGTGCCCCCCATGGCGAGGCCGGCGAGAGCAGTGCCTTCTTCCCCCCGAGGACAGCCCGCTGTGGCAGTATCTTCTGAGCCGCTCCATGCGGGAGCACCCGGCGCTGCGAAGCCTGAGGCTGGTCAGCAGGGCGCGGGACGGGAACGGGCGTCCCTCTCGGGCCCTGCGGGTCCCAcgtggctgtgtgaccttgggctgggCCGTGGCTCTCTGGGCTTCCGGCTTCcccgggccgggtgcggtgggcGTTCCTGGAGGGTCTGTCCCCCAGGCCACGCCCAGAACCGCGCTCCTGGGAGTTTGGGACCCCAGGGCGAAGGTGGGTGACCGGCATGGCTGGTGACACCTTCTTTCACGCAGCTGACCCTGGAGCAGCCGCAGGGGGATTCCATGATGACCTGCGAGCAGGCCCAGCTCTTGGCCAACCTGGCGCGGCTCATCCAGGCCAAGAAGGCGCTGGACCTGGGTAGGGGCACGCGGCCGGGATCCCGGAGGGCCGAGGTTTCTGGGCCGGCCCCTACTCTGCTCTGAGCCCGTCTGTGTTCTGGTCCCAGGCACCTTCACGGGCTActctgccctggccctggccctggcgcTGCCCGCAGACGGGCGCGTGGTGACCTGCGAGGTGGAAGCGCAGCCCCCGGAGCTGGGGCGGCCCCTGTGGAGGCAGGTGAGCGCCCGCGCGTAGCCCCGCAGCCCCAGGCGAGGGCGCAACGGCTGACCCGCTTCCTCCGTAGGCCGAGGCGGAGCACAAGATCGACCTCCGGCTGAAGCCCGCCCTGCAGACCCTGGGTGAGCACCGAAGCGGGAAGGGTTTTGTGGCCATTGCAAACGAGGTCGCTGTGTGGCCGAGCTGTGACTAGGCCTGCGGGTTAAGGGCACGGCTGGCTATCACAGCGCCCGGGCCGGCCTGGGAGGGGCCTTAGGGACGCCCGGGCCGCGGACTCAGCCGCACCTGCCCTCCCTCCCGCTGCAAGACGAACTGCTGGCGGCGGGCGAGGCCGGCACCTTCGACGTGGCCGTGGTGGATGCGGACAAGGAGAACTGCGCTGCCTACTACGAGCGCTGCCTGCAGCTGCTGCGACCCGGAGGCATCCTCGCCGTCCTCAGAGTAAGGGATCCACTGCGGGGGAGGAGAAAGCACCCTCTTGGGGCGGGTCCCCATCTTTTTCCTTGACTCCTCTTATACCCCAAAGCCGCACCCAGTCCAGTCACATAGGCTCCACCCCCTGCGGGGCTCCGGCCCCAGTAGGTACCCAGGCTTTCCTCCGCTTTGGTTCTCAGTCTCCGGCTCTGGTCACCTCCCGCCTGGGCACCTCCCTCCGAGGCCCCGCCTCCTGCCTGGGCACCTCCCTCCGAGACCCCGCCTCCCTCCGAGGCACCGCCTTCCGCCCGGGCACCTCCCTCCGAAGCCCCGCCTCCCACGGCCCGGTTGGCCCCGCCCTCCCGCAGGTCCTGTGGCGCGGGAAGGTGCTGCAACCTCCGAAAGGGGACGTGGCGGCCGAGTGTGTGCGAAACCTAAACGAACGCATCCGGCGGGACGTCAGGGTCTACATCAGCCTCCTGCCCCTGGGCGATGGCCTCACCTTGGCCTTCAAGATCTAGGGCTGGCCCCTAGTGAGCGAGGGAGGGTTGCCTGGGAACCCCAGGAATTGACCCTGAGTTTTAAATTCGAAAATAAAGTGGGGCTGGGACACACGACCTCCTGAGCCTCCGTGTGTGGCGCTGGtggatggggaagggagggaaggccCAGCACAGATAGCTCCTTCAGTGAAAGGGGCCTTGAGGTTTGTCCCCTCCCTGGCGCCAGGTCTGTGGCCCTACTGCAGGTACCTCCAGCTGGCAGGAGACAGGTTATGAAGTTTTAATTGGCCTGGCCACATGTAATGGCCAGAGACCCCAGCTCCTCAGGCTTGTCTCCCTCCTACATCTCTCCCTCAGGGCAGGCGAAGCTCTGGTTCCGTGAAGCTGGGGACTGGTGGAGGGCCACTATGGTGTCTGACAACAGGAAAgaggattgcaggtgcccacggGTGTCACTTGTGTGCTTTTGTAGGTGATGCCAGTTCTGCTGGCGGCTTGCTCATATCTTCACAGCACAGTCAGCTCCCCAGCCTCACCTCTCCAGTGGAGGCCCTGGTAGGGGAACATCACCTCTGAGAGCCAGGTCAGTTGGCCTGGACCTGAGGCCCTCGGGGTTGACTTGAGTATCCCGCTGTCTCCTTGAAATTCTGAAGGAAAGTGAGGGGGATCATTGGCCAGGGAGGCGTGAAGCAAACAAGCCTACAGGTACAGCAGTTGTTACCACACTCCCTAGAGGATGAAGAGAACTTCAGGCTTTCCTGAACCATCTGCCTATGAGGTGAGGTGGAGAAGGAACCAGGCCTTATGGAGCACTTTCGACCCAGGTGCTCTGCTCCTCATTTAAATCTCCCCAACCTCATAGATCTTATCTCCACTGACAGATGAAGGTCAAATTCTTTCCACTGACACTGCCTCAGGCATAAGTGGCATTAGCCTGGAATTCAAGCAGCCTTTGTCACTACCTGGTAAGCCTCGGTGATGGGAAGTGTCCCTGGAGACTGCTGGAAGCAAGGCTAAAGAGCTACatgaggctgagtgcagtggctcatgcctgtaatcctagcactttgggaggttgaagcaggtggatcatttgaggtcacgagttcgagaccagcctggtcaacatggtgaaacctggtctctactaaaaatacagaaattagacaggtgtggtggtacacacctgtaatcccagctactggggaggctgaggcagaattgcttgaacccaggaggcggaggttgcagtgagcccagactgcaccactgcactccagcctgagcaacagagtgagactcgtctaaaaagaaaagaaaaggccgggtgcggtggctcaagcctgtaatcccagcactttgggaggcccagacgggtggatcacgaggtcaggagatcgagaccatcctggctaacacggtgaaaccccgtctctactaaaaaaaaaatacaaaaaaattagccgggcgaggtggcgggcgcctgtagtcccagctactcgggaggctgaggcaggagaagcgtgaacccgggaggcagagcttgcagtgagccgagatcgcaccactgcactccagcctgggcaagagcgcgagactccgtctcaaaggaaaaaaaaaaaaaagccacatgacCTCACAGCTCCTGGGACACACTTTGCATTTTGGACACTACACAGGACCATGGCTGGAAACCTACACTTTTCTAACTCATGAAAGCATATTAGGATGCACATGAGTGAATAGGTTCAATTTACTCTAAGCAGATCCTTGACAGCCAGCTAACTCACTTGTGCCACACCTCAGTCTAAATTACTGTAGCCACTGCCCAATAAAGGGCCACCTGTTAGCTAAGGGGCAGCAGTCCCCATGACTAGGATTTTTCCCTTTAGAGGACCACCAGCAGTGATTAGTTACCTGTGGGTCTACTTTACACTGTAAGAGTTGCTTTCAGGCCTAGCCTGCatggacatcttttcatgtttctcCTCTTACCTGACTCAGGCTGACTCAAATTCTAACCTTCTGTCCCTTAAGTCATGTCTGTCTGGAGAGGGCCTTTCAGAGAACCATGATTCACATGGGCCATTCAAGCCAGTCCCCTAGGACAAAGTGGGACCACAGGGGTCTTCATTTCCCCAACCCTCCTGTGTGGACAGCTTGCTTGAGCTCTGGTTTCTCACCAGCTT from Theropithecus gelada isolate Dixy chromosome 9, Tgel_1.0, whole genome shotgun sequence includes these protein-coding regions:
- the COMTD1 gene encoding catechol O-methyltransferase domain-containing protein 1 isoform X1, whose amino-acid sequence is MTQPVPRLSVPAALALGSAALGAAFATGLFLGRRCPPWRGRREQCLLPPEDSPLWQYLLSRSMREHPALRSLRLLTLEQPQGDSMMTCEQAQLLANLARLIQAKKALDLGTFTGYSALALALALPADGRVVTCEVEAQPPELGRPLWRQAEAEHKIDLRLKPALQTLDELLAAGEAGTFDVAVVDADKENCAAYYERCLQLLRPGGILAVLRSPALVTSRLGTSLRGPASCLGTSLRDPASLRGTAFRPGTSLRSPASHGPVGPALPQVLWRGKVLQPPKGDVAAECVRNLNERIRRDVRVYISLLPLGDGLTLAFKI
- the COMTD1 gene encoding catechol O-methyltransferase domain-containing protein 1 isoform X2, with the protein product MTQPVPRLSVPAALALGSAALGAAFATGLFLGRRCPPWRGRREQCLLPPEDSPLWQYLLSRSMREHPALRSLRLLTLEQPQGDSMMTCEQAQLLANLARLIQAKKALDLGTFTGYSALALALALPADGRVVTCEVEAQPPELGRPLWRQAEAEHKIDLRLKPALQTLDELLAAGEAGTFDVAVVDADKENCAAYYERCLQLLRPGGILAVLRVLWRGKVLQPPKGDVAAECVRNLNERIRRDVRVYISLLPLGDGLTLAFKI